AGCGGCTCCCCGCCCATCGCGTAGACGTCGGAGAGCGCGTTGGCCGCCGCGATCCGTCCCCAGTCGAAGGCGTCGTCGACCACCGGGGTGAAGAAGTCCGTGGTCAGCACGATCGCGCGCTCGCCGTCGAGGCGCACCACGGCCCCGTCGTCGCCGTGCTCGAGACCGACCAGCAGGTCGTCGCCGGCGGCCAGCGGCAGGCCGGACAGGACCCGTTCGAGCTCGCCGGGCGGCACCTTGCAGGCGCAGCCCCCACCGGAGGCGTACTGGGTCAGGCGCAGCGTCCCCGGGTCGCCGGGTGCAGGGTGTGTCGTCACCCTGACAGGGTGCCGGATCCCGTCTCCGATGCGGCGGACCGGGCCGCCTCCTCGCGCGCCCGGATCCGCTCGCGCTGCGGCACGACGACGTACTTCGGGTCGCGGGCCGACTCCCGCCCGGCCTCGAAGACCGCGAAGCGCAGCGCCAGCGAGCCGGCCGAGTACGACGCGCCGGCCAAGCGACGCGCCCACGGACGGCCGCGACCGCTAGCACCGGCGGAGACCGCACTGAGCCCGAGACCGGCCACGGTGAGCGCCCGCGACAGCCTCATGAGCCGACCCGCCAGCCCCTTCCCGTAGGGCTCGGCGAGCATGCCGAGCCGCTGCTCCATCCGGTGGCTGACACCCAGCTCGGCGACCGCGCCCACCGCGGCCATCCGGACCGCGGGCCCGGTCTCCGCGACGGGCGCGAGCAGCATCGCGGTGCCACCGGCCGCGGCAGCGGCGGAGCCGCCGAACACGAACGGCAGCTCGCGGTGCGCCTCGTGCCACACCGGGATCGCGGTGTTGGCGAACAGGGCGGCGGTGTAGGTGGCCAGCGGCGGCCCGAAGACGGCCGCGCCCAGGCCGGCCAGCCGCCCGAGCCGGGGCGCCACCCCTGTGACGTGGGAGGCCGCGGCGGCGCCGGCGAAGCTGCTGAAGGGAGCCAGGATGTAGGAGCCGACCGAGAGCGGCGAGGTCGGCTTGAAGACGCGCAGCATGTTGAGGAACCGCTCGGGACGCCCCAGGTCGTGGACCAGCGCGACCGTGCCGACCACCGCTCCCCCGGCAGCGGTGAGCCGGGTGACGCGCTCGAGACCGGGCAGACCGCTCAGCGCGGCACCCTCGGCGAGCAGCGCCGAGCCACCCGCGACCCCGCCGATCCACAGGTAGATCGGGACGTCAGGGGTCTTCCAGGTCGGTTCCTTGAGGATCGGGCGGCCGTAGTAGGACTCGAAGGTCGGCTCCGGGACCATCGACTGCTCGCCACGGCTCACCGGCCCCACCGCCCGGCGAACGGCCTCCCCAGGAAGGAGGCGGCGCCGACGCCGGCGAGCGCGACGGCCGCGGCCCCCACGTGGCGCCACATCGCGCCCAGGTCACGGGTCGTCACGATCGGGTCCGGCGGCAGTCCGTAGACCTCCGGCTCGTCCAGGAGCAGGAAGAACGCCCCGTCCCCGCCGACCCCGTCGTCAGGGTCGGCACCGTAGAGGCGGGCCACGTCGACGCCCTTGGCGTGCAGCTCCTCGACCCGGGCAGCGGCCCGCACCCGCAGCTCGTCGACCTCGCCGTACTGGATCGACTCGGTCGGGCAGGCCTGCGCGCACGCGGGGGTCTGGCCCTCCTTGAGCCGGTCGTAGCAGAGCGTGCACTTGAAGGCGCGGCCATCGGGCTTGCGCTGGTCGATGACGCCGTAGGGGCAGGCCGGGACGCAGTAGCCGCAGCCGTTGCAGATGTCCTCCTGGACCACCACGGTGCCGAACTCGGTGCGGAACAGGGAGCCGGTCGGGCACACGTCGAGGCAGGCAGCGTGGGTGCAGTGCTTGCACACGTCGGAGGACATCAGCCAGCGCAGCCCGCTGTCCCCGGACTCCGTCGCCTGGTCCTCACCGTGCGGCAGCGTGACCTCGCGACCCGGCGGGCCGCTGCCGGGCATGCCGAGGTCGGTCACCTCCGGCGCCGGCTTCGCCCTCGAGGGCAGGGTCTTCTCCACGAACGCCACGTGGCGCCAGGTGCTGGCCCCGAGCTGCTGGGTGTTGTCGTAGGACATCCCGGTCAGCTGGTAGCCGTCGTCGGGGACCTCGTTCCACTCCTTGCACGCCACCTCGCAGGCCTTGCAGCCGATGCACACCGAGGTGTCGGTGAAGAAGCCCATCCGCGGGGGGTGGTCCTCGTGGCCGGCGTCCCCGCTGACGTCGTCGAGGCGGCCCCAGAGGGACTCCGGGGAGAGGAACTCGCTCAACCTGCTCACGCCTGGGTGCCTCCGTCGTCGGGATGTGCGGTGGGGTGCCCGTCGAGGTGCTCGGGGCCGACGCCGGCGCGGCGCCGGTAGTCCTCGACGTACGCCGTGAGGGCCGCGCCGCGCGGGCGGCGGCCGGGCCGGATGTCGCAGGTGCCGACCTTGTCCTGGATGGAGACGTTGGGGTCCATCGTGACGTTGACCAGGTCGTTGGGCGAGTCGCCGGTGGTGATGCCGTTGCGGCCCCAGTGGTAGGGCAGGCCCACCTGCTCGACCCACTGCTGGCCCAGCCGCAGCGAGCGCAGCCGTTCGGTGACCAGCACCCGCGCCTCGATCGCGCTGCGGGCGGTCACGATGGTCACCCACTCGCCGTGCTCGAGGCCGCGCTCGGCGGCCAGGCGCGGCGAGACCTCGCAGAACGGCTCGGGCTGGAGCTCGGTGAGGTAGGGCAGCGTCCGGCTCATCGCCCCGGCCGTGTGGTGCTCGGTGAGCCGGTAGGTGGTGAAGACGTAGGGGAACACCTCGGAGAAGCTGGGGTTCATCGGGTTCGACGGGGTCGAGAGGTGCTTGCGCCCGGGGTTGTTCTGCTGGGCGTAGACCGGGTTGCGCACCGGCGACTCCGGTGGCTCGTAGTGGGCAGGCAGCGGACCGTCGGCCACCCCGACCGGCGAGAAGAGCCAGCCCTTGCCGTCGGTCTGCATCACGAACGGGTCCTGGCCACCGATCGCGTCCGGGCCCTTCGCGCCCGGCTCCGGCACGTGGTCGGGGGCGCGGTCGATGATGAAGTCGGGCACGTCCGAGCCGGTCCAGCGGCCCTCGTCGGGGTCCCACCACACGAGGCGCTTGCGCTCGCTCCACGGCGTGCCGTCCGGGGCGGCCGAGGCCCGGTTGTAGAGGATGCGTCGGTTGGCGGGCCAGGCCCAGCCCCACTCGGCGGCCACCTGGTCCTGCTCCCAGTGCGGGGTGCGGCGGCGCGACTGGTTGACCCCGTCGGCGTACACGCCGCAGTAGATCCAACACCCGCACGA
This Nocardioides dokdonensis FR1436 DNA region includes the following protein-coding sequences:
- the nrfD gene encoding NrfD/PsrC family molybdoenzyme membrane anchor subunit, whose protein sequence is MSRGEQSMVPEPTFESYYGRPILKEPTWKTPDVPIYLWIGGVAGGSALLAEGAALSGLPGLERVTRLTAAGGAVVGTVALVHDLGRPERFLNMLRVFKPTSPLSVGSYILAPFSSFAGAAAASHVTGVAPRLGRLAGLGAAVFGPPLATYTAALFANTAIPVWHEAHRELPFVFGGSAAAAAGGTAMLLAPVAETGPAVRMAAVGAVAELGVSHRMEQRLGMLAEPYGKGLAGRLMRLSRALTVAGLGLSAVSAGASGRGRPWARRLAGASYSAGSLALRFAVFEAGRESARDPKYVVVPQRERIRAREEAARSAASETGSGTLSG
- a CDS encoding 4Fe-4S dicluster domain-containing protein gives rise to the protein MSRLSEFLSPESLWGRLDDVSGDAGHEDHPPRMGFFTDTSVCIGCKACEVACKEWNEVPDDGYQLTGMSYDNTQQLGASTWRHVAFVEKTLPSRAKPAPEVTDLGMPGSGPPGREVTLPHGEDQATESGDSGLRWLMSSDVCKHCTHAACLDVCPTGSLFRTEFGTVVVQEDICNGCGYCVPACPYGVIDQRKPDGRAFKCTLCYDRLKEGQTPACAQACPTESIQYGEVDELRVRAAARVEELHAKGVDVARLYGADPDDGVGGDGAFFLLLDEPEVYGLPPDPIVTTRDLGAMWRHVGAAAVALAGVGAASFLGRPFAGRWGR